The nucleotide window TTCTCCGATTACCTGCCGAAGCTGTTTCGAATTCGGCCCCAGTTCATCCAGCGCCGTAATCAGCGGGTGGTCCTCGTTGACGAGGATTTTCGTGGCCTGCGGATCGTATCTGGCCGCCGGTCCCGACTCTCCAAGCGTCGAAAACTCGATTTCCAGCGACTCGAGCCCTTTTGCAGCAGTGTCGCCGCGCGTCAATCCGGCCAGCGCCATCTGGCCCAGAATCGGCGAAAACGTCTTCACTCTGCGGCCGAAGGCCTGCGGTTCGTACTCCTCCGCCTTCTCGATTTCTTGGGCCTTGCCTCGAGTATAGTTAAAGAGAGTCCGCATCACGGTCCTTGCTATCTGCGCCTCGTGGGTGTTCTCCGAAACGGCGTTACGCTGAACGAGGAGAACCCCGTCGAGTCCTGGTATCTCCACACGAGCCAAGAATTTGGACCAGTACGCGTGGCTGCGCTGGGTAACTCCGAACAACTCATCTTCGGGGTTGATTAGCTTCCCGTTGGCGTAAATGGCAAATCCGTTGTTGGTGTAACCCCTCTCAATCAGTTTGTCCGTGGTCAAAGAATTCTTCGTGAGCACCGCGTTTCCTATGACAGGCCCAAGTTCAGGGATCACGAGCCCCTTGACATTTTGCTGCACGTTCTGTGGGTTTGGGACGCCTTCAGTTCTTAAGTCGAAATACTTCTCAGGCACATCCTCGGGCTTTGCCTCTCCCAGAGCCTCGGCCCAGTAAGCCTGAAGGGCCTCCTTCAGCTTCTTGCGAAAGCCCAGATCGATCATGTCGACCTTGACTTCAATTTCGTCTGCCGCGATGTCTCTCCGCGGGACCTCTTGCTTCTCGAGAAGGACCTTGAATCTGGCCGAGATCGGCAAGGCGGTCGCAATCATGCGTCGGAGGATTCCGATCTTTAGCGCGCGTCCCAGATGGTCCTCGTCAATCTCCTCAACGAGCGCTAGCGTCCAGTTCGGCCAACCTTCTTCCCAGGGCTTTGGCAACTCCTTCAAGTATGGTTCAAGGAGCGGCTTCGCTTCATTGATCGTCGTCCGAAAGACTGTAAATGTCGGGGCTTTTCCGCCCTTCTTTTCTTTGATCTCGTCTTGTCCGACGGAGACGACCCGTACGTTGCCGCCGACGCACGCGACATGCGTTAACCTGGCGCCTAACGCAAAGGCGGCGAGCTTGCCGACGCCGAACTTCCCAATCTGCATACGGTTGTTGTCGATTCGTGCCTGGCCGCCCTTCTTGACCTTCGGACTATCCGCGACTCGCCAAAGATTCTTGAGGCCCTTGAGGTCCATCGATTTGCCGTCGTCGAGCACCGCAAGAGCGCCCTTGCTGTCCGCAGGAAGAGATACGTGGCACGTGGTCGCGCCCGCGTCGTAGCTGTTGCAAATCAACTCCTCGATCGCCTTGCGAGGGTTGGAGTAGAGTTGTGCAGAGACGTGGCGGATAATGTCGTAACTGATGTCCACTTCGACGACGTCCTCGGCCGTGGCTCCAGCCGCCTTGAACCTGGTTCCAATTTTTGCCATCAGCCCACCACCCGTAGTTTCAGTCGTTGTAATCCCCTAAAAACTCAATCCGTGAAACATTGATTGTAAAGATGGCTTTATATTCTTGGGCCCACCAACAAGATAGGACATCCAAATTAATGCTGACCTTGCGCCGCTCGTTGTCTTTAAATAGACAGGGGCTGGCGGGGCAAGGCTTGCGCGTTCGGGTTTAAGGGGTGTCCGGAGGAATAGGTAGTTTATGGATGCACCCTGGTTGGAAGAACAGCGACAGCGAGACCTCGAAAGAGAACTCGCGCCCCAGCACTTTTCAAAGGAGCAATACGAGACGCTCACGCGCCTGGATCGGCGGTGGGCGACAAACGGTCTCGCGCAACGAACGCGCGAACTTAAGGCGAAGATGGCGCGACAATTCGCCCGCTTCCTCAAGAAACCCTTCGAAGACGCGACCCGCGAAGACATCGAAACGTTCCTCGCCCAAGTGA belongs to Euryarchaeota archaeon and includes:
- a CDS encoding ATP-binding protein; this encodes MDISYDIIRHVSAQLYSNPRKAIEELICNSYDAGATTCHVSLPADSKGALAVLDDGKSMDLKGLKNLWRVADSPKVKKGGQARIDNNRMQIGKFGVGKLAAFALGARLTHVACVGGNVRVVSVGQDEIKEKKGGKAPTFTVFRTTINEAKPLLEPYLKELPKPWEEGWPNWTLALVEEIDEDHLGRALKIGILRRMIATALPISARFKVLLEKQEVPRRDIAADEIEVKVDMIDLGFRKKLKEALQAYWAEALGEAKPEDVPEKYFDLRTEGVPNPQNVQQNVKGLVIPELGPVIGNAVLTKNSLTTDKLIERGYTNNGFAIYANGKLINPEDELFGVTQRSHAYWSKFLARVEIPGLDGVLLVQRNAVSENTHEAQIARTVMRTLFNYTRGKAQEIEKAEEYEPQAFGRRVKTFSPILGQMALAGLTRGDTAAKGLESLEIEFSTLGESGPAARYDPQATKILVNEDHPLITALDELGPNSKQLRQVIGEVLAGTQMATGYLRSEGVDEPIVERTAEIIDVAVRSAAGFVIDEVEEHIKAIEEASYAGDTPFEKAIISAFQSLRLVAQHLGESDQPDGIIEIPKPGAPNLKISVEAKGSKGVITHKGLAEAEVTRHSEENGCTNAIAIAREFAKDGLGGKDAALLRETKGKVPLITVAGVAKLLRLHKRRPFTYDKIEKILTTWTYPDDLEAFIEETWREMPDLGVMKLVLQVAHEQMTKDDTNVPEPGMILADERIRKRKLRRPELIHILETIQITTGMIYIKNPQTYEFELKAPPETILDALKRDPTGEGVTVAPPPPKGAIQGKLPKG